Within Pantanalinema sp., the genomic segment CATCGTCCGGACCGCCATCTCGGCCATGGCCGCGGTGCTCGGCGGCACCCAGTCGCTGCACACCAACTCCAAGGACGAGGCGATCGCGTTGCCGACCGAGGCCTCGGCCCTGACGGCGCTTCGCACCCAGCAGGTCATCGCCTACGAGGGCGGCGTCACCAGCACCGTCGATCCCCTCGGCGGATCCTACTACGTCGAGGCCCTCACCTCCGAGATCGAGGAGGGGATCTCGCGCTACTTCGAGCAGATCGAGGCCAAGGGCGGGGTCCTCGCGTGCGTCGAGGACGGCTTCTTCCAGCAGGAGATCCACGAGAGCGCCTACCGTTACCAGCGCCAGGTCGAGTCCGGCGAGCGCGTGGTGGTCGGCGTCAACCGCTTCCAGGTGCAGGACGAGGCTCCGATGCCCATCCAGCGCATCGATCCTTCGGTCGAGAACGCCCAGCAGGTGAGGCTTGGCGCCCTCAAGGCCGAGCGCGACGGCCAGGCCGTGAGCGAGGCCCTCGACGCGCTCGCCCGGGCCACCTCGGGCGAGGAGAACCTCCTTCCCCTCATCCTGCGCGCGGTCAAGGCCTACGCCACCGTGGGCGAGATCAGCGACGTCCTGCGCAAGGCCTTCGGGGCCTACCGCGCCACCGTGAAGGTGTAGGGCCATGCTCGAAGCCAGCCTGCTCGTCATCGGCAGGATCGACCACCTCGGCATCGCCGTGCACTCGCTCGCGGACGCCATGCCCATGTACACCGAAGGGCTCGCCCTTCCCCTGCACGAGATCGAGGAGGTGCCCGACCAGAAGGTCCGCACCGCCATCTTCGAGGTGGGCGAGAGCCGGCTGGAGCTGCTGGAGCCGACCGACCCCGACAGCCCCATCGCCAAGTTCCTGGAGAAGCGCGGCGAGGGCATCCACCACGTGGCCCTCGGGGTCGCCGACGTGGCCGAGGCGCTGTCTCACCTCAAGGCCAGGGGCTACCGCCTCATCGACGAGGCGCCGCGAAAGGGGGCGGGCGGGGCGCTGATCGCCTTCGTCCACCCCAAGAGCACCCACGGGGTCCTGCTCGAGCTCTGCGAGCGCCCCTAGGCCGACGCCCCCCGGTTCCAGCGAACCGGGGGGCGTCTCGTCTCAATCGTAGACCTTGGGGTTGAAGTCCGTCTCCTCGGCCAGGAGGCGATGCTGCTCGGCGCTCTTGACGCTCATGGTGTAGGCGACCTTGTCGCCGCGCTCCTGCTGGAGGGCGGCGAGCTTGGCCTTGCTGTCGCTCAAGAAGCGCAAACGCGCGAAGCGATCCCCCTTGCCCAGGGCCTTCCACTCGGCCTCTTTCACCAGAACGCTCACCCTGGCGCCGTCGTAGAAGGCGACCTCGTGCCCCTCGCTCAGCATGAGCGCGGCGTACCGGGTCTCGATCGGCCCGGCAGGCATGCGCAGGCCGGAGGGCCGGGTCGTGGTCTCCCCCTTGAAGGCGATCACGGCCACCATGACGGCGAGCAGAAAACCGAGCGCGCCTCCCGCCGCCAGAAACACGGTCTTGGCGGCGCGGGAAGGAGCATGAAGCGGGGGTTGAGGGGTCATCGCGGGGCCTTTCGCGGACGTCGGGGGCAAGGTAACCCATTATAGCTCCCTTCGACGCGGCTTTCGGCGGGCTTGGGCAGCGGGACGAAGAACCTTGGCTAACGCTCGGTTGTCTCGCAGGTGCTGGTTGCATAAGGTGGGGACGGGGCGTCCCCGCCCAGCCGGGGCGCGATCGAGGAGGGCCCGATGAAGCCTTGTCCCGCCTGCTCGCATTCGGTCGAGCCCGACGCCAACTTCTGCAGCCGCTGCGGCTCGCGGCTCCAGGCCGGCGCACGCGATGCCGCGGTGGGTGATCGCCGGGTGGTCACCGTCCTCTTCGCCGACGTCTCGGGCTTCACCGCCATGAGCGAGCAGCTCGATCCCGAGGCCGTCACCGAGATCATCAACCAGTGCTTTGCGGCCTTGACCGCCCCGATCTACGCCTACGGCGGGGTGGTCGACAAGTACATCGGCGACGCCATCATGGCGATCTTCGGCGCGCCTCTGGCCCACGAGGACGACCCGGCGCGCGCCGTGAGCGCCGCCCTGGCCATGCAGGAGGCCGCCCAGGCCTTCGCGGCGGACCTCGAGGCCCGCATGGGCTTCGGGCTCAAGGTCCGGATCGGCCTCAACACCGGGCTGGTGGTGGCGGGCGAGGTGGGCGGCGCCCACAAGCGCGACTACACCGTCATGGGCGATGCGGTCAACCTGGCGCAACGCCTCGAGGCTGCGGCCGAGCCCGGGACGATCCTCGTCAGCCAGCAAACCCACCGGCTGACCCAGCACGCCTTCGACTACCGTGCGGTGCCCCCCCTCTCCCTCAAGGGCAAGCGCGAGCGGGTGGTCGCCTTCGAGCTGATCGCCCGCCATGCCGCGCTCGGCGTGCGGCGCCTCGGCCTGCAGACCGTCGGGCGCTCGCGCGAGCGCGCCGCCCTGCGCGATCACTGGGAGGCCGCCCGCGGCGGGGTGGCCCAGTGGGTCACCCTCATCGGGGACGCGGGGGTCGGCAAGACTCACCTGGTCGACGCGTTCCTGCAAGAGACCCGCCCCTCGGCGCAGATCCTCTCGGGGCGCGGCGTCTCCTATCACCAGGACCGCGCGTTCGAGCTGGCGCGCCAGCTCCTCGAGGCGTGGCTCGGCCTGGGGCCGGGGGCCCACCCGGCGGAGCTCAGGGCCAAGCTCGACTCGCGCCTGGCGGCGCTCGGCAGCAGCGGCGACGAGGACGCGGCGCTGATCGCGCTCTTCTGGGGGATCGCAGCCACCGAGGAGCCGCTCAAGGGGGTCGCGGACCAGCTGCGGATCGCTGCGGCCGTCTCGGCCTCGATCCGGGCCCTGGTCGCTTCCTCCCGACAGGAGGCGATGATCCTGGTGGTCGAGGACGTCCAGTGGGTCGATGCGGCCTCGTGGGGGTGGCTCGAGACGCTCGCGAAGGCGCTTTCACAGGAGGCGGGGCCCGTCATGGTGCTCGCCCAGGCGCGCCCGGGCACCCGGCTGCCCGAGGAAACCTCCTCGAGCGGCCTCGACCGTAGCCTGCTCTCGGTCCGCCCCCTGGGCGAGAGCGAGGCCCTGGCCCTGGCCAAGAGCCTCTCCTCCGAGCGCGCGTTCCCCCCCGAGGATCTCCAGGCGGCCGTCCGGCGATCGGAGGGCAACCCCATGGTCCTCAAGGAGCTGGTGCGATCCATCATGGAGGGGGCGGACGTCGAGGCGGGGCTCTCCCCCTCCCTCAAGGGGCTGGTGGCCGCGCGTCTCGATCGCCTGCCCACGAGCGAGCGGGAGCTGCTCGAGGTCGCCGCGGTGATCGGGCGGGTGTTCGACCCGGCGGTGCTGCGCGCGGTCGCGCTCGACCCCCAGGCGGAGGCCGCCTTGCTGAGCCTCACCGAGCGCGAGTGGATCCGCCCCGCCGAGCCCGCCGGCTACGCCTTCAACCAGGCGATCGTTCACGAGGTCGTCTACTACGGCATGCTCCAGCGCAAGCGGCGCGACCTCCACCGCCGGGTCGCCCACCACCTCGAGCACCACCAGGGGACGCACGACGGCCAGGTCTCCACGCTCGCCCGCCACTTCCTCCAGGCCGACGAGGCCCCCAAGGCCTTCGCCTACCTGCAACGCGCCGCGAGCCTGGCGCGGCTGACCTACGCCAACGACGAGGCCCGGACCCTTTTGCGCGAGGCCGTCGCCCTCCTGGATCGCTTCGACTGCGACGACGCCCCGCAGCGCCTGGGGCGATTGCTGTTCGACCTGGCGGAGGTGGAGACCACCCTCGGCGAGTACGGCTCGGCCCAGGAGCGGCTCCAGGCCGCCCTCGCCCTGGCCAGCGACCCGGTGACCAGGGCGCGCCTCTTGCAGTCGCTCGGAGGCCTCCACGAGCGACGCGGGGCCTTCTGCGCGGCCCTCGAGTGCTACGAGGAGGCGCTGGGGCTGGTCCTGCCCGGGGTCCCCGTGCGCGCCGCCCTGCTCGTCAACCGCGCCTGGCTCAAGCTGCGCGGCGGCGACCACGCAGCCTGCCTGGCCGATTGCGCAGAGGCCCTCGACGAGCTCTCGAACGGGTCCTTCGAGCTCGAGCGCGCCCGGGCCCTGAGCGTCGTGGGCATCGTCCACTACCGCCAGAACCGCTGGATCGAGGCGCGCCGGGCCCACACCCAGGCCCTCGCCTCGCGCGAGCGCGCGGGGGACCTGGCGGCGATCGCCTCCTCGCTCAACAACCTGGGAATGGTCGAGAGCGACTGCGGGGCCTGGGGCGAGGCCGAGGGCCACTACCAGCGCAGCCTCGGAATCTACCAGCGCATCGGGGACCAGGGCCACGTCGCCACCGTCCTCAACAACCTGGGCGATCTCGCGGCGCGGCGCGGCGCGGCCATCGACGCCGAGCGGCACCACCGCGAGGCCCTCGAGATCCGCAAGACACTCGGCGACCGGTTCGGGATCGGCGCCTCGCTCTGCGCCCTGGGGGAGGCCCTGCGCCTCAGGGGGGACCTGGATCAGGCGCGCGCGGTGCTGTTCGAGGGGCTCGGGCTGCTCGAGGCCATCAAGGAGACCGAGCTCATCGCCGAGGCCTGCGCGGCCCTGGGCGACATCGAGCTGGCCGCGCGCGACTACCCGGAGGCCGCCCGGTGGCACCAGCGGGCCCTGGGCCTCGCCGAGGCCCAGGGCGATCGGCTGCGGCGCGGGGCGATCGCCAGGTCCCAGGCACAGGCGGCCCTCGAGCTCGGGGACCTGGCCCAGGCGCGAAGGCACCTGGGGCTGTCCGAGACCTGCCTCGCCCAGGCCGAGACCCCGCTCGATCGCGCCCGGCACCTCCTGCTCTCGTCGCGCCTGCTGCGGGCCGAGGGAAGGCCCGAGGACGCCCTTCGGGCCGCGAGCGAGGCGGATCGTCTGCTCGCCTCGCTCAAGATGAGCGGCGTCCGGGAGAGCCTCGCCCGGCAAGGGGGCGAGCGCGGCCTTCCCCCACCTAGCTAACTTGTTTGGTCAACCCCCACGAGGCCGTCCCCCCTCCCCCTTCGCTATTATCGAGCAAGCGAATGTTCCCCCGTCGCACGGAAAGGCAGCCGCATGCGCCACAGCGCCCAGACGAGCTTCCGATGGACCCTCGCGGCGGCCTGCCTCACGGCGGCGCTGCTCGGGGGCTGCCCATGGCCGTGGGGCACTCAGGCCACCACGCCCTCGCCCTTGGGCGGGCGGATCCTGGACATGCAGGGGCGCCCGGTGGGCGGGGTGCTGGTGCGGGCGAGCTTCACCAACGCCATCCCCTTCACCAACGGCATCCCCTTCTCGACCCAGGGCATCAGCGAGACCACCTCCGAGGTCCGCACCGGCACGGACGGGCGCTTCTCCTTCTCCAGCCCTCCGGTGGGCGAGGTCAACGTCGAGGCGATCCAGTCCGACGAGCGAAAGGCCGTGCGCCAGTCGGTGGCGGTGAGATCCGGGGTGATGCTCGACCTGGGCGACATGCGCCTGGCGCCCGTGGGCGGCATCGCGGGCCGCATCACCACCCCCAACCTCGCAGGAATCAACCTGCTCGGCACCGACGTCTTCACCCCGGGCCTCGGCTACCTGGTCAAGACCGACGAGCAGGGCAACTTCAGGCTCAGCAACGTGCCGGCCGGCCGCTTCCGCCTGGTGGCGACCAACCAGGGCCTCGGCCGGGGCGAGCTCGCCGACGTGGAGGTCAGGCCGGGCGAGGTCACCAGCCTCGACGCCATCCCGCTCTCGCTGACGCCGCCCGTCGTCGGCGAGCTGCGCCCCGCGATGGGAGGGCCCGGCTCGCAGCTCGAGATCATCGGCCAGAACTTCGGGAAGTCCGCGGGTCTCGGCAGCACCGTCGAGGTCTACCTCAGCGGGGTGCGCCTCAGCGACGTGACCGTCGAGAACGACCAGCGCATCCGCGCCAGGGTGCCCAACGGCGCGCAGAGCGGCAGGGTCGTGGTCAAGGTCGGCCTGATCTCGGGGGTCAGCCCCGCCGACTTCAAGGTGATCGCGGACCTGAGGCTCTCGCCGGCGGGTCCCCTCATCCTCCCGCTCAACGGCTCGTTCCGCTTCACGGCGCTCGCGAGCGACAGCGCCGGGGAGGCCATCTCGGCGCCGTTCGTCACATGGGCGGCGACCCCCGACGCCGTGCTCGCCCCCGACCCGGCCACCCCGGGCCAGTACCAGGGCCACGCGATAGGAAGCGGGCTTGCGACCCTCTTCAACGGCACCATCTCGAGCGAGGCGCGGGTGTTCGTCTCGCCCACGGTGGGATCTCCCTTCTCGCACGGCACCGGCGCGCCGGGCAGCAGGGTCTCGGTCGCGGTCGGCTCGGCAGGGGCGATCGCCCTCTGGAGCGGCTACGACGAGACGAACGGGACCTACCGCATCCAGGGCCAGCGCCTGAGCGGCACCTCGTGGGCCGCGAGCGACCTGACGTTTGCCGCGAGCTTTCCGGCCGACCCCATGCCGGTCCTCGCGTGGGGCAGCGGCAAGTTCTGGCTGGCCTACGCCGACGGCAGCGCCGGCAGCCGACAGATCAAGCTCCAGCGCCTCGACGCCAGCGGCGCTCCATCCGGGGGACCGCTCACCCTGGCGGACACACGGCCGGGCGTCCTCTCGCTGGCGGTGGCCCCGGGGGTCAACGACGCCCTGGTCGCGTGGCAGGAATCCCCGTCGTCGATCCAGTGCCGGCTCTACTCGAGCGGCCTCGGCGCCCCGACCACCCTGGTCGCGAGCAACGCCTCGCGTCCGAGCGCGGCCTGGGACGGATCGGCGTACGCGGTGTGCTGGGAGCAGGCCATCGGCGCCGACACCGACGTGATGGCGCGGGTCGTCAACGACTCGGGGGTGGCGGCGCTCAGCGCCTTCGGCGTGGCCGAAGGGCCGAACAGCCAGCGTCAGCCGTGGCTGACGGGAGGCCTCGGGCACATGATGGCCGTCTGGTCCGAGACCCGAGGCGGCCAGCGCGAGATCGGCGCGCGGCGCGTCGTGGGGGGGACGGCCCTGGGCACGAGCCCGACCTACCTGGGGGCCCTGCACCCGGGCCACGGCGAGGAGGCGTGGCCTGCGATCGCCTCGCTCGACGCCAACCGCTACCTTCTCGCGTGGATCGACGGCCGCCCGGACGCCCCCGGCGCCTTCGCCCAGGTCCTCGACAAGGACCTCTCGGCGCCCGGCACCCCGTTCGCCGTCAGCCTCGGAGGGGGGCTCTCGGGGCCCGCGATCGCCGGCAGCGGCCCCGACGCCTTCCTGGCCTGGCTCGGCGGCAACGTCTCGAGCGGGCCTTCAATCGGCGGCCAGCGCCTCGCTCCTTGAGGCGCCGCCCGCACGAGTGCTGCGAGAATTGGCAAGCAGTAATCGAAGCAGGATTGGGTACAAGGGGCATATGTCGACCGAGCAAGCCTTCATCTGCCCCTCGTGCCAGCGCGCGCTGCAGCGCGCGACGGTACGGCTGTACGCGTGCCAGGATTGCCGGATCGTCGCTGCGATCTACGAGGACGAGGGCAACGCCCTGATCATCAGCTCGCCGGCGGGGGCCTCCACCACCCTGCCCCTGACCGCCCTCGAAGGCTGACCCACACCTCTTCTCAACCGGCGGGTAAAACCCGCGCAATGCAGGCGGGGCACAATCCTCCAAGTCACCAGACGAAAGGGGAGGTTGCCGTGTCGATACCCTTGAAGGCCGACGTCTACGCCGAGATGCGCTTCTTGCCGGACACCCAGTCGCTATCGAGCGCCAGGCGCTTCGTGGCCAAGAGCCTGGAAGGCCTCCCCGAGGCGCCCCTGGCGGATTTGACCCTCGCCATCGACGAGGCGCTCGCCAACGTCATCGCCCATGCCGGCTCCCCGCGGAATTCGAGCATCGCCCTCAAGCTGTACCGCGAGAACGACCACGTGCGGGTGATCATGACCAACCCGGGGGTTCGCTTCGAAGGCGATCGCCTGCCTCCGGTCGACCTGGAGGCGCACGCGGCCGAGCGCCGCACCAGCGGCCTCGGCGTGTTCCTCATGAAGCAGCTCATGGACCTGGTGCTGTTCCGCTCGACCCGCGACGGCCTGCAAGAGCTCGTGATGGTGAAGAACCTCGCCGCCTGATCAGTGATCCTCGTCCTTCTTCTTGGCGCTCTCGTCCTCGGCCTTGAACAGGGGGGCCCAGGTCATCACGGCGACGCGATCGGATTCGCCGTCGTAGAAGAGGCCGACCTCCATCTCGTTGACCTCGAACTCCGCGTAGCGCATCCCGATCAGGTTGAGGGGCAGCGAGCCTCCCGCCGAGGGCTGGATGATGGTCTTGCGCTTGGGCTTGTCCCAGCGGCCGAGGGCATCCTCGTAGCTGCGAGGAGCCTTGGGCAGCGGCAGCCAGACGCGGATCGCGTTGTGGGAGGACCCCTCGTCGACGAAGAGCTTGCCCGAGGGGGCGGTGGTGATCCGGCTCGCATCCTCGGGGAGCAGCTTGAAGAGCAGGCGATGGTAGACCGGCAGCCCCATGACGTAGAGGGGAGTGCGCTCGTCCTCGGGGCCGTACTTGGCCCGGAACTCGGCGATGGTCGCCCCTGCGAGGTCCAGGCCGTCCAGGTGGCGCTCGTCGAAGGAGGGGCCACAGCCCGCGACCATCAGCGCCGCGACACCAAGGGGAAACATGCGATTCATCGAGCAACGACCTCCGTCCCGGGAGGTATACCCTCGCTCTGTTACCCCTTAACCCGCAACGGAAGGGGGCGCTCCGGCCATTTCAGGCGATCGCGCAGGCTGAAGTGCAGCCAGAGAGCGAATTTCATCGGGACCAAAAGGCCCGTCCCCGCTGGATTTGAGGTTATGGGGGCACTAAGCGAGCGGAAATTTTTTTGGCAAGGGGCTTGCAAGCCAATCAAACTGTGCTATTATGAATACATCGAAGGCAATTCGACGACGCGCCCGATTCGTCTAGAGGCCTAGGACGCTGCCCTCTCACGGCGGTAACACGGGTTCGAATCCCGTATCGGGTACTAAAAAAATGGCGACATGCTTGATTGTTAGCATGTCGCCATTTTTCTGTCTTTTCGGCAGCGGCAGGAACCCTTTCCCCTTGCTTATTCGGGGGGTCACCTCGCCTGAAACGCGCCGCAGGCGCTTGGCCGTGCCAGAACATGAGGAGCAAGCGTGAACCCGACCCGCGTCCGCGTTCATTCGCACCCGTTCAAGGCCAGTTCCGTCGCGTTTTACGCCTTGCTCCTGCTCCTCGGGGGATATGCCCTCTCTAGCCTGATCCTCTCCTTCCAGACGATCGACCGCCCATTTCCCGGCTTCAAGGTCCTGAGCGATCGGGTCGTCGACGTCCAGCTTCCTTCGTCGTGGAGCGGCACCCAGGCCCACCTGATGCCCATGGATCGCGTCATGAGCGTCGACGACATGGCCTTCGCCTCGGGCAAGGAGTTCTATCAGTACGTTCGGACCAGGCCGGTGGGGTCACCCCTTCGCTACGAGATCGAGCGCGTGTCCTGGACCGGAGGCCGCGAACGATTGACCAAGGTCATCCCGACCCAGCGCTACGAACTCGACGATTGGATCGCCTACTCTCTGGGCTTCTGGTTGTCCGGCGTTTTCTACCTGCTGATCGGAGTGGTCGTCTCCATCCTCAAGCCCGGCGACCTGGTGGCCAGAGCCCACTTCGCGTTCTGTGTCGCGGGCGCCCTCAACTTCCTGTCCATCTTCGATTCCAACACCACCTTCTATCTGCCCCCGACCACGGTCGTCTTCGTGCGCGCTCTCCAGGGCCTGACGGCCTTGACGCTGGTCCTTCTCTTCCCCCGTCGCATCGCCCGGCGGCACTTCGCTGGGATGGTCATGCTCATCGCCCTGTTCAGCCTGGCGCTCAGCATGTTCTCGTTCGCCTTCTACTCGGAACCCTCGCTCAGGCCATTGACTCACCTGGGCACGGCGATCTACGCCGTCCTCGGCGGCCTCACCGTCGTCCTGGTTCCGATCTGGGCGGTCTTGAGCAAGAGCAGCTCGGCGCGAGAGAAGGTACAAGCGCAGATCATCCTGCTGGGGGCTTCCGTTTCCCTGCTCCCCCTGCTCATGCTCTTCATAGGACCGCTCATTCGATACGACGGCCCGATCCTGAACATCGGTTCGGTCTGCGGGATCATCTTGCCGCTGGCGATCGCCTACGCGATCGCGCGCCATCAGCTGTTCGACATCGACATCCTCCTCAGGCCCTCGCTGACCTATTCGCTGCTCAGCGTGTTCCTGGTGGCCCTGTACCTGGCGGTCCTGGGCCTGGTCTCGTTCAGCTTCGGATCCCATTCGGCGCTTGCCAATTTCGTGGCGACCGCCATCGTCGCTCTCTGCTTCTCGCCCGCGCGCGACCGGATCAAGGCCTGGCTGGACAGGCGCTTCTTTCGCACGACCTACGACCCGGACGCGGTGCGCGCCGCCTTCACGAGCGAGGCGCAGCAGACCTCCGATCGCGCCTCGTTGCTCGCCGCGTTCCTGGACCTGCTCGACGACACCCTTCATCCCAGGTTCAGCGCGGTCTTTCTGCGGACTCCCGATGCGTCGTGGGAGCTGAGGGACTCGCGGGGTGGTCACGACCTTCATGCCTTCCGGTTGCCCGACCCGGACGGGGACAGCCTGCACTTTCCGCTGGAAGTGAAGGGCCAGGCTATCGGACAGGTGGTCATCGGTCCCAAGCGCTCGGAAGTCCCCTATTCCGTGAGCGATCGCAACCTCATCACGAGCTTGATCGACAAGCTGGCCGTCTGGATGAGCCTCTACGACCGAATCGACCAGGAGCATGCTCACTCTCGCCAGATCGCAGCCATTCGCGAGGCCCAGACCCTCAAAGACCAGTTCCTCAACACGGTCAGCCATGAGCTCAGGACGCCCGTCGCGATCATCCTGGGCTCGATGAGCGTGCTCAAGCACACGGGGCATGCGGAGGATCACCCCCTGCTCGCCACGTACTTCGACCGGATCCAGCGCAATGCCGGGCAACTCTCCATTCTCCTCGACGACCTGCTGAATGCCGGCCAGCTCCAGTCCGGACGCTTCGCCCTGACGATGCGATCGCTCGATCCCCACGCGACCATCAGGAACGCCGTCGTCGACTTGCAGGCCATGGCCGCCGAAAAGCGGAAGGTGATCAGCCACGAGCCCGGCGCGGGCTGTCCCGCCGTCGAAGGGGATACCCAGCGGATCGGCCAGGTGCTCAGAAACCTCCTGCTCAATGCCATCAAGTACACCCCCGAGGGCAGCACCATCGAGGTGCGCGCGCTCCCAGGCGAGGACGGTGTCCGCTTCGAAGTCAGGGACGACGGCCTGGGGATTCCCCCCGAGGAATTTCCGAAGCTCTTCGAGCGATTCAGCCGCCTGGCGAACACGAAGGATGGAAGGGAAAGCGGCGTCGGCCTGGGGCTCTACATCGTCAAGGCCATCGTCGAGGCCCACGGGGGCAAGGTGGGGGTCGAGAGCACCCAGGGTCAGGGAAGCACCTTCTGGTTCGAGTTGCCCTTCATCGCCTCGAAGCTGCCAGAGGACGCCGAGCGCTCCCGGGTCATCCCCTGAGGCTCAGGGCTCGATCGGTTCGTCGTGGGCCGGGCCTCCGTCCAGGACCCGCTCCAGCAGGTGGCGATACGCCCGCGCCGCGCTGTCCGGCCTCATCAGCAGATCCCCGCCGGGCCCGAAGGTGACGTGTTTCGGCTCCTGGCTGGCGATGATCCGCCGGTCCTCCTCGAGGACCCTTCGATTGAAGCGGTTGAAGACGGGCGTCAGCAGCTTCGAACGGGCGAAGCGCCGCAGGCCGAGGATATAGACGCGGGTTTCCGTCGGGCCGACCGGCACGCCCCACATGTAGTTGACCATCCTCGGCGAGATCGAGAGGCGGTGAACGTTGGGCAGCCGGAACGTCAGCAAGCCGTCCTCGAGATCGAAGCCGTCGGGGCGAGGCGTCACCTTCGGCACGTGGGGGCCTCGCTGCTTGGCGAAGCGGCCGATGGTTCGTTCATGAACGAACGGGAGGTGCCCCATGTCCAGCATGTTCTCCGCGAAGCGCGTGAAGTTGGTGGGCCACAGGTCCTCGATGATCCCCCAAGCCCAGCCGTGCTCGCGCACCTCGGGCGGGACCGGGTCGCCTCCGGGAGCGGCGGCAGGATCCCGGCTCAAGAACACCCAGATGAGGCCCCCCGCCTCGATCGCGTGGTAGCGGGGAATGCGCAGGTTCGCGAGCCTGTGCGACGGCTCGCCGAGCGCCGGAATGGCCACGCAGCGGCCCTGCTCGTCGAACGTCCAGCCGTGGAAGGGACAGCTCAAGCAACCATCGTTCACGCGACCGAGCGAGAGCGAGGCCCCCAGGTGGGGACAGCGATCGCGCAGCGCCACGACCT encodes:
- the mce gene encoding methylmalonyl-CoA epimerase — protein: MLEASLLVIGRIDHLGIAVHSLADAMPMYTEGLALPLHEIEEVPDQKVRTAIFEVGESRLELLEPTDPDSPIAKFLEKRGEGIHHVALGVADVAEALSHLKARGYRLIDEAPRKGAGGALIAFVHPKSTHGVLLELCERP
- a CDS encoding adenylate/guanylate cyclase domain-containing protein; the encoded protein is MKPCPACSHSVEPDANFCSRCGSRLQAGARDAAVGDRRVVTVLFADVSGFTAMSEQLDPEAVTEIINQCFAALTAPIYAYGGVVDKYIGDAIMAIFGAPLAHEDDPARAVSAALAMQEAAQAFAADLEARMGFGLKVRIGLNTGLVVAGEVGGAHKRDYTVMGDAVNLAQRLEAAAEPGTILVSQQTHRLTQHAFDYRAVPPLSLKGKRERVVAFELIARHAALGVRRLGLQTVGRSRERAALRDHWEAARGGVAQWVTLIGDAGVGKTHLVDAFLQETRPSAQILSGRGVSYHQDRAFELARQLLEAWLGLGPGAHPAELRAKLDSRLAALGSSGDEDAALIALFWGIAATEEPLKGVADQLRIAAAVSASIRALVASSRQEAMILVVEDVQWVDAASWGWLETLAKALSQEAGPVMVLAQARPGTRLPEETSSSGLDRSLLSVRPLGESEALALAKSLSSERAFPPEDLQAAVRRSEGNPMVLKELVRSIMEGADVEAGLSPSLKGLVAARLDRLPTSERELLEVAAVIGRVFDPAVLRAVALDPQAEAALLSLTEREWIRPAEPAGYAFNQAIVHEVVYYGMLQRKRRDLHRRVAHHLEHHQGTHDGQVSTLARHFLQADEAPKAFAYLQRAASLARLTYANDEARTLLREAVALLDRFDCDDAPQRLGRLLFDLAEVETTLGEYGSAQERLQAALALASDPVTRARLLQSLGGLHERRGAFCAALECYEEALGLVLPGVPVRAALLVNRAWLKLRGGDHAACLADCAEALDELSNGSFELERARALSVVGIVHYRQNRWIEARRAHTQALASRERAGDLAAIASSLNNLGMVESDCGAWGEAEGHYQRSLGIYQRIGDQGHVATVLNNLGDLAARRGAAIDAERHHREALEIRKTLGDRFGIGASLCALGEALRLRGDLDQARAVLFEGLGLLEAIKETELIAEACAALGDIELAARDYPEAARWHQRALGLAEAQGDRLRRGAIARSQAQAALELGDLAQARRHLGLSETCLAQAETPLDRARHLLLSSRLLRAEGRPEDALRAASEADRLLASLKMSGVRESLARQGGERGLPPPS
- a CDS encoding ATP-binding protein, with translation MSIPLKADVYAEMRFLPDTQSLSSARRFVAKSLEGLPEAPLADLTLAIDEALANVIAHAGSPRNSSIALKLYRENDHVRVIMTNPGVRFEGDRLPPVDLEAHAAERRTSGLGVFLMKQLMDLVLFRSTRDGLQELVMVKNLAA
- a CDS encoding ATP-binding protein → MNPTRVRVHSHPFKASSVAFYALLLLLGGYALSSLILSFQTIDRPFPGFKVLSDRVVDVQLPSSWSGTQAHLMPMDRVMSVDDMAFASGKEFYQYVRTRPVGSPLRYEIERVSWTGGRERLTKVIPTQRYELDDWIAYSLGFWLSGVFYLLIGVVVSILKPGDLVARAHFAFCVAGALNFLSIFDSNTTFYLPPTTVVFVRALQGLTALTLVLLFPRRIARRHFAGMVMLIALFSLALSMFSFAFYSEPSLRPLTHLGTAIYAVLGGLTVVLVPIWAVLSKSSSAREKVQAQIILLGASVSLLPLLMLFIGPLIRYDGPILNIGSVCGIILPLAIAYAIARHQLFDIDILLRPSLTYSLLSVFLVALYLAVLGLVSFSFGSHSALANFVATAIVALCFSPARDRIKAWLDRRFFRTTYDPDAVRAAFTSEAQQTSDRASLLAAFLDLLDDTLHPRFSAVFLRTPDASWELRDSRGGHDLHAFRLPDPDGDSLHFPLEVKGQAIGQVVIGPKRSEVPYSVSDRNLITSLIDKLAVWMSLYDRIDQEHAHSRQIAAIREAQTLKDQFLNTVSHELRTPVAIILGSMSVLKHTGHAEDHPLLATYFDRIQRNAGQLSILLDDLLNAGQLQSGRFALTMRSLDPHATIRNAVVDLQAMAAEKRKVISHEPGAGCPAVEGDTQRIGQVLRNLLLNAIKYTPEGSTIEVRALPGEDGVRFEVRDDGLGIPPEEFPKLFERFSRLANTKDGRESGVGLGLYIVKAIVEAHGGKVGVESTQGQGSTFWFELPFIASKLPEDAERSRVIP
- a CDS encoding aromatic ring-hydroxylating dioxygenase subunit alpha, with the protein product MPAAPYYLWDFWYIAARSHQLKPRRPLAVTIMETRLVLYRDGAGEVVALRDRCPHLGASLSLGRVNDGCLSCPFHGWTFDEQGRCVAIPALGEPSHRLANLRIPRYHAIEAGGLIWVFLSRDPAAAPGGDPVPPEVREHGWAWGIIEDLWPTNFTRFAENMLDMGHLPFVHERTIGRFAKQRGPHVPKVTPRPDGFDLEDGLLTFRLPNVHRLSISPRMVNYMWGVPVGPTETRVYILGLRRFARSKLLTPVFNRFNRRVLEEDRRIIASQEPKHVTFGPGGDLLMRPDSAARAYRHLLERVLDGGPAHDEPIEP